From one Phycodurus eques isolate BA_2022a chromosome 6, UOR_Pequ_1.1, whole genome shotgun sequence genomic stretch:
- the LOC133403708 gene encoding sodium/calcium exchanger 1-like isoform X8, protein MFLGVSIIADRFMASIEVITSQERQITVKKANGTKFTTTVRIWNETVSNLTLMALGSSAPEILLSVVEICGHNFDAGELGPNTIVGSAAFNMFVIIGLCVYVIPDGETRRVKHLRVFFVTATWSVFAYTWLYLILAYFSPGIVEIWEGLLTLFFFPVCVSFAYVADRRLLFYKYVYKRYRAGKRRGVIIETEGEPELPSKANVKKPACDREPFDAELGVEVPAEDGQAGMAKELKLKYPDKETQQLMKLATCRGLTQQEKSCAFYFCHASQITTGTDNIPKKESAADLNQRVTRCDLTSQMSENDRSAKVFFQPAVYQCLENCASVALNLCRGGNLSTTVAVDFQTQDGTAKAGSDFGFTKGTVVFRAGETQKEIRINIIDDDIFEEEEHFLVHLSGVRVLSAASGAATDSDSPAGLGLLCTATVTIFDDDHAGIFTFEEPTVTVSESVGVMEVRVVRTAGARGAVAVPYRTIEGTAKGGGEDFEDTHGVLEFDNDEICKTLQINIIDDEKYEKNKSFWVQMDEPRLLEMSQRKGGSVAFLTSYLAPSEDLGTKEEEERRVARMGRPMLGEHVKLEVVIEESYEFKSAVDKVLKKTRLAVLVETTSWREQFVEAITVSAGGGDNDDSGSGGGKKLPSALDYVLHFLTVFWKLLFVLVPPTDYWNGWACFVVSIVVIGILTAVIGDLASHFGCTVGLKDSVTAVVFVALGTSVPDTFASKAAASQDQYADASIGNVTGSNAVNVFLGIGVAWSIAAIYHYSKNQVFRVDPGTLAFSVTLFTIFAFICIAVLMYRRRPEIGGELGGPPLAKTVTAGLFFSLWLMYIFLSSLEAYCHIRGF, encoded by the exons ATGTTTCTGGGTGTTTCCATCATTGCCGACCGCTTTATGGCATCCATCGAGGTCATCACATCCCAGGAGCGACagatcactgtaaaaaaagCCAACGGGACGAAGTTCACAACCACCGTGCGCATCTGGAACGAGACCGTGTCTAACCTGACTCTCATGGCGCTGGGTTCATCCGCTCCGGAAATCCTGCTCTCTGTCGTCGAGATTTGCGGTCATAACTTTGACGCCGGCGAACTGGGGCCCAACACCATCGTGGGAAGCGCCGCCTTTAACATGTTCGTCATCATCGGCCTTTGCGTTTATGTCATTCCCGACGGAGAGACCCGCAGGGTCAAGCACCTCCGAGTGTTTTTCGTCACGGCCACCTGGAGCGTCTTTGCCTACACATGGCTCTACCTCATCCTGGCCTACTTCTCTCCGGGCATCGTGGAGATTTGGGAGGGGCTCCTGACCCTCTTCTTCTTTCCCGTTTGTGTCAGCTTTGCGTACGTGGCTGACCGGCGCCTCCTGTTCTACAAGTACGTGTACAAGCGTTACCGAGCTGGAAAGCGCAGAGGGGTGATCATCGAAACCGAGGGTGAGCCGGAGCTTCCCTCCAAAGCCAACGTCAAAAAGCCGGCCTGCGACAGGGAGCCGTTTGATGCCGAGCTGGGCGTTGAGGTGCCAGCGGAAGACGGCCAGGCGGGGATGGCGAAGGAGTTGAAACTGAAGTATCCCGATAAGGAGACGCAGCAGCTAATGAAGCTAGCCACCTGCCGCGGTTTAACACAGCAGGAGAAGAGTTGTGCGTTCTACTTCTGCCATGCCTCGCAGATCACGACAGGGACCGACAACATCCCGAAAAAGGAGTCGGCCGCCGACCTGAACCAGAGAGTCACTCGGTGCGACTTAACATCTCAGATGTCAGAAAATGACCGGTCCGCTAAGGTGTTCTTCCAGCCAGCGGTCTACCAGTGCTTAGAGAACTGCGCCAGCGTTGCGCTGAATTTGTGTCGAGGAGGAAATCTGAGCACAACCGTTGCTGTCGACTTTCAGACGCAAGATGGCACCGCTAAAGCTGGTTCAGACTTTGGCTTCACAAAGGGAACGGTAGTGTTCAGAGCCGGCGAGACACAAAAGGAAATCCGTATCAACATCATCGACGATGACATctttgaggaggaggagcactTCCTGGTCCACTTGAGCGGCGTGAGGGTCCTGTCCGCCGCCAGCGGAGCGGCGACGGACAGCGACAGCCCAGCGGGTTTGGGTTTGCTCTGCACAGCCACAGTCACCATCTTTGACGACGACCACGCGGGCATCTTCACCTTCGAGGAGCCCACGGTGACCGTGAGTGAGAGCGTCGGCGTGATGGAAGTCAGAGTGGTCCGGACCGCGGGGGCTCGGGGAGCTGTGGCCGTGCCGTACAGAACCATCGAGGGGACCGCCAAAGGTGGCGGTGAAGACTTTGAAGACACTCACGGTGTCCTGGAGTTTGACAACGATGAGATCTG TAAAACGCTGCAAATCAACATCATCGATGACGAAAAGTACGAGAAGAACAAAAGTTTTTGGGTGCAGATGGACGAGCCGCGACTTCTGGAGATGAGCCAAAGGAAAGGTGGGAGTGTTGCCTTTCTCACCTCTTACCTTGCCCCTT CTGAGGACTTGGGGacaaaggaggaagaggagcggcGCGTCGCACGGATGGGTCGACCGATGTTGGGCGAACACGTCAAACTGGAAGTCGTCATTGAGGAGTCGTACGAGTTTAAG AGCGCAGTGGACAAGGTGCTGAAGAAGACGAGACTGGCCGTGCTGGTGGAAACGACGTCGTGGCGAGAACAATTTGTGGAGGCCATCACAGTCAGCGCAg GCGGTGGCGACAACGACGACAGCGGCAGTGGAGGTGGAAAGAAGCTGCCCTCCGCTCTGGACTACGTCCTGCATTTCCTGACCGTCTTCTGGAAGCTTCTGTTCGTGTTGGTCCCACCCACTGACTACTGGAACGGCTGGGCGTGCTTCGTGGTCTCGATCGTGGTTATCGGCATCCTGACGGCGGTCATCGGGGACCTGGCATCGCACTTCGGCTGCACGGTGGGTCTGAAGGACTCGGTCACAGCTGTGGTGTTTGTTGCACTGGGCACATCAGTACCTG ATACCTTCGCTAGCAAGGCGGCGGCCAGCCAGGACCAGTACGCCGACGCCTCTATCGGCAACGTGACAGGAAGCAATGCCGTCAACGTGTTCCTGGGCATCGGTGTGGCCTGGTCCATCGCTGCCATTTACCACTACTCCAAAAACCAGGTGTTCAGGGTGGACCCGGGAACGCTAGCTTTCTCAGTCACCCTCTTCACCATCTTCGCCTTCATCTGCATCGCCGTCCTCATGTACCGGCGCCGACCCGAGATCGGTGGAGAACTGGGCGGACCGCCGCTCGCTAAGACGGTGACTGCCGGCTTGTTCTTCAGCCTGTGGTTGATGTACATCTTCCTGTCCTCGCTCGAGGCCTACTGCCACATCCGCGGCTTCTGA
- the LOC133403708 gene encoding sodium/calcium exchanger 1-like isoform X5, producing the protein MFLGVSIIADRFMASIEVITSQERQITVKKANGTKFTTTVRIWNETVSNLTLMALGSSAPEILLSVVEICGHNFDAGELGPNTIVGSAAFNMFVIIGLCVYVIPDGETRRVKHLRVFFVTATWSVFAYTWLYLILAYFSPGIVEIWEGLLTLFFFPVCVSFAYVADRRLLFYKYVYKRYRAGKRRGVIIETEGEPELPSKANVKKPACDREPFDAELGVEVPAEDGQAGMAKELKLKYPDKETQQLMKLATCRGLTQQEKSCAFYFCHASQITTGTDNIPKKESAADLNQRVTRCDLTSQMSENDRSAKVFFQPAVYQCLENCASVALNLCRGGNLSTTVAVDFQTQDGTAKAGSDFGFTKGTVVFRAGETQKEIRINIIDDDIFEEEEHFLVHLSGVRVLSAASGAATDSDSPAGLGLLCTATVTIFDDDHAGIFTFEEPTVTVSESVGVMEVRVVRTAGARGAVAVPYRTIEGTAKGGGEDFEDTHGVLEFDNDEICKTLQINIIDDEKYEKNKSFWVQMDEPRLLEMSQRKGGMISCFVLTDKQLFGKDVYRKLQPQEQPNPSSIVSISEGAEDLGTKEEEERRVARMGRPMLGEHVKLEVVIEESYEFKSAVDKVLKKTRLAVLVETTSWREQFVEAITVSGGDNDDSGSGGGKKLPSALDYVLHFLTVFWKLLFVLVPPTDYWNGWACFVVSIVVIGILTAVIGDLASHFGCTVGLKDSVTAVVFVALGTSVPDTFASKAAASQDQYADASIGNVTGSNAVNVFLGIGVAWSIAAIYHYSKNQVFRVDPGTLAFSVTLFTIFAFICIAVLMYRRRPEIGGELGGPPLAKTVTAGLFFSLWLMYIFLSSLEAYCHIRGF; encoded by the exons ATGTTTCTGGGTGTTTCCATCATTGCCGACCGCTTTATGGCATCCATCGAGGTCATCACATCCCAGGAGCGACagatcactgtaaaaaaagCCAACGGGACGAAGTTCACAACCACCGTGCGCATCTGGAACGAGACCGTGTCTAACCTGACTCTCATGGCGCTGGGTTCATCCGCTCCGGAAATCCTGCTCTCTGTCGTCGAGATTTGCGGTCATAACTTTGACGCCGGCGAACTGGGGCCCAACACCATCGTGGGAAGCGCCGCCTTTAACATGTTCGTCATCATCGGCCTTTGCGTTTATGTCATTCCCGACGGAGAGACCCGCAGGGTCAAGCACCTCCGAGTGTTTTTCGTCACGGCCACCTGGAGCGTCTTTGCCTACACATGGCTCTACCTCATCCTGGCCTACTTCTCTCCGGGCATCGTGGAGATTTGGGAGGGGCTCCTGACCCTCTTCTTCTTTCCCGTTTGTGTCAGCTTTGCGTACGTGGCTGACCGGCGCCTCCTGTTCTACAAGTACGTGTACAAGCGTTACCGAGCTGGAAAGCGCAGAGGGGTGATCATCGAAACCGAGGGTGAGCCGGAGCTTCCCTCCAAAGCCAACGTCAAAAAGCCGGCCTGCGACAGGGAGCCGTTTGATGCCGAGCTGGGCGTTGAGGTGCCAGCGGAAGACGGCCAGGCGGGGATGGCGAAGGAGTTGAAACTGAAGTATCCCGATAAGGAGACGCAGCAGCTAATGAAGCTAGCCACCTGCCGCGGTTTAACACAGCAGGAGAAGAGTTGTGCGTTCTACTTCTGCCATGCCTCGCAGATCACGACAGGGACCGACAACATCCCGAAAAAGGAGTCGGCCGCCGACCTGAACCAGAGAGTCACTCGGTGCGACTTAACATCTCAGATGTCAGAAAATGACCGGTCCGCTAAGGTGTTCTTCCAGCCAGCGGTCTACCAGTGCTTAGAGAACTGCGCCAGCGTTGCGCTGAATTTGTGTCGAGGAGGAAATCTGAGCACAACCGTTGCTGTCGACTTTCAGACGCAAGATGGCACCGCTAAAGCTGGTTCAGACTTTGGCTTCACAAAGGGAACGGTAGTGTTCAGAGCCGGCGAGACACAAAAGGAAATCCGTATCAACATCATCGACGATGACATctttgaggaggaggagcactTCCTGGTCCACTTGAGCGGCGTGAGGGTCCTGTCCGCCGCCAGCGGAGCGGCGACGGACAGCGACAGCCCAGCGGGTTTGGGTTTGCTCTGCACAGCCACAGTCACCATCTTTGACGACGACCACGCGGGCATCTTCACCTTCGAGGAGCCCACGGTGACCGTGAGTGAGAGCGTCGGCGTGATGGAAGTCAGAGTGGTCCGGACCGCGGGGGCTCGGGGAGCTGTGGCCGTGCCGTACAGAACCATCGAGGGGACCGCCAAAGGTGGCGGTGAAGACTTTGAAGACACTCACGGTGTCCTGGAGTTTGACAACGATGAGATCTG TAAAACGCTGCAAATCAACATCATCGATGACGAAAAGTACGAGAAGAACAAAAGTTTTTGGGTGCAGATGGACGAGCCGCGACTTCTGGAGATGAGCCAAAGGAAAGGTGGGA TGatatcatgttttgttttgacagacAAGCAATTGTTCG GCAAAGACGTCTACAGAAAGCTACAACCGCAAGAACAACCGAACCCCTCTTCCATTGTTAGCATCTCAG AGGGAGCTGAGGACTTGGGGacaaaggaggaagaggagcggcGCGTCGCACGGATGGGTCGACCGATGTTGGGCGAACACGTCAAACTGGAAGTCGTCATTGAGGAGTCGTACGAGTTTAAG AGCGCAGTGGACAAGGTGCTGAAGAAGACGAGACTGGCCGTGCTGGTGGAAACGACGTCGTGGCGAGAACAATTTGTGGAGGCCATCACAGTCA GCGGTGGCGACAACGACGACAGCGGCAGTGGAGGTGGAAAGAAGCTGCCCTCCGCTCTGGACTACGTCCTGCATTTCCTGACCGTCTTCTGGAAGCTTCTGTTCGTGTTGGTCCCACCCACTGACTACTGGAACGGCTGGGCGTGCTTCGTGGTCTCGATCGTGGTTATCGGCATCCTGACGGCGGTCATCGGGGACCTGGCATCGCACTTCGGCTGCACGGTGGGTCTGAAGGACTCGGTCACAGCTGTGGTGTTTGTTGCACTGGGCACATCAGTACCTG ATACCTTCGCTAGCAAGGCGGCGGCCAGCCAGGACCAGTACGCCGACGCCTCTATCGGCAACGTGACAGGAAGCAATGCCGTCAACGTGTTCCTGGGCATCGGTGTGGCCTGGTCCATCGCTGCCATTTACCACTACTCCAAAAACCAGGTGTTCAGGGTGGACCCGGGAACGCTAGCTTTCTCAGTCACCCTCTTCACCATCTTCGCCTTCATCTGCATCGCCGTCCTCATGTACCGGCGCCGACCCGAGATCGGTGGAGAACTGGGCGGACCGCCGCTCGCTAAGACGGTGACTGCCGGCTTGTTCTTCAGCCTGTGGTTGATGTACATCTTCCTGTCCTCGCTCGAGGCCTACTGCCACATCCGCGGCTTCTGA